The following proteins come from a genomic window of unidentified bacterial endosymbiont:
- the purF gene encoding amidophosphoribosyltransferase has product MCGVVGIVGSQPVNQLLYDALLMLQHRGQDAAGMATLDAQQTFRLRKGQGLVAEVFDSGDLAYLQGTIGIGHVRYPTSGTAASAAEAQPLYVNSPYGVVLAHNGNLTNAAEVTTQLVQQAYRHLNTASDSEVLLNSFAEALYHCRGAATKVEAIFSAIRRVHRQVRGGYACTAVVSGQGLIAFRDPHGIRPLVLGQREQYDGRMAYMVASESVALRAVGFELVRDVAPGEAIVVTQQGELFSQQCAEWPRHAPCLFEFVYFARPDSFMDGISVYQARINMGHRLAAKIARTWPTLSIDVVIPVPETACDPAIVMAEVLKRPYRQGFVKNRYIGRTFIMADQAARQQSVRRKLNTIAEVFRGKTVLLVDDSIVRGTTSQQIIALAREAGARRVYFASLAPQVQFPNVYGIDIPGIKALVAHSRDVDSINRLLGADGLVFQDLADLVAAVRQENATIQGFEASLFNGEYITGDVDSAYLTKLDQQRQELTLYEV; this is encoded by the coding sequence ATGTGTGGTGTGGTTGGCATTGTGGGCAGTCAGCCGGTGAATCAGCTCCTCTACGACGCCCTGTTGATGCTGCAGCATCGTGGACAAGATGCGGCTGGTATGGCCACCCTGGATGCTCAACAGACCTTTCGGTTGAGAAAAGGCCAAGGGCTGGTGGCTGAGGTGTTTGATAGTGGGGATCTCGCCTATCTGCAGGGCACCATCGGCATCGGCCATGTGCGTTACCCCACCTCAGGAACTGCTGCCAGCGCCGCCGAGGCACAGCCGCTTTACGTCAATTCGCCTTATGGCGTGGTATTAGCCCATAATGGCAATTTGACCAATGCCGCTGAAGTCACCACTCAGCTAGTCCAGCAAGCTTACCGACACCTGAATACCGCTTCAGACTCCGAAGTGTTACTGAATAGCTTTGCCGAGGCCTTATATCACTGTCGGGGTGCGGCCACGAAGGTAGAGGCTATTTTTTCAGCGATCCGCCGGGTACATCGACAGGTACGCGGTGGGTATGCTTGTACCGCGGTGGTGAGTGGGCAGGGATTGATCGCGTTCCGTGATCCCCATGGCATCCGCCCTTTGGTCTTAGGTCAACGTGAGCAGTACGATGGGCGGATGGCCTATATGGTCGCTTCAGAGAGTGTGGCCTTGCGTGCGGTTGGTTTCGAATTGGTACGTGATGTAGCCCCTGGTGAAGCGATTGTGGTGACGCAACAGGGTGAGCTATTCAGCCAGCAGTGTGCCGAGTGGCCGCGCCACGCGCCTTGCCTGTTTGAATTTGTCTACTTTGCACGTCCAGACTCCTTCATGGACGGCATCTCCGTCTACCAGGCACGGATAAATATGGGGCATCGCCTGGCGGCTAAGATAGCGCGGACTTGGCCCACCTTATCCATCGATGTGGTGATCCCCGTGCCAGAGACCGCCTGTGATCCGGCGATCGTGATGGCTGAGGTACTGAAACGACCTTATCGCCAAGGCTTTGTTAAAAATCGTTACATTGGTCGCACTTTTATTATGGCTGATCAGGCCGCGCGCCAGCAGTCGGTGCGGCGTAAATTAAATACGATCGCCGAGGTATTTCGTGGTAAAACAGTCTTATTAGTGGATGACTCCATTGTTCGGGGCACCACGTCACAGCAGATTATCGCACTGGCACGAGAAGCGGGTGCTCGGCGGGTCTATTTTGCCTCGTTAGCGCCGCAGGTACAATTTCCTAATGTGTATGGTATTGATATTCCGGGGATCAAAGCCTTAGTCGCCCATAGCCGTGATGTTGACAGCATTAATCGCCTATTAGGAGCTGATGGGTTAGTTTTTCAAGATTTAGCCGATTTGGTGGCCGCGGTGCGCCAGGAAAATGCAACCATCCAAGGCTTTGAAGCCTCCCTGTTTAATGGTGAATACATTACCGGTGATGTCGATAGTGCTTACTTAACCAAGCTCGATCAGCAACGCCAAGAGCTAACCCTTTATGAGGTTTGA
- a CDS encoding YciC family protein, whose product MTKTVTIHSLWRDSGYFIRHQSRELFYLAFSVALLSVLFASILKKFLPIDSLTEMQQLTATWFIQLLLHGFSSPLLDAALLRLLQQRSCGHAITAPQALREGLATYPALLLLDGVTSTVIAGGLVVFLLPGLFITIRWALAPCILVREQRSLWGSLEESWRRTATCWSAVLVGYLLVLAIRLSLLALQATVSRFLPADLWSWALIVQTLLNLTQGLLLIYCFRLTMQLSATSR is encoded by the coding sequence TTGACAAAAACCGTGACCATCCACTCCTTATGGCGTGATAGCGGCTATTTTATACGTCATCAAAGCCGCGAACTGTTCTATCTCGCCTTTTCGGTGGCTTTGTTGTCGGTTTTATTCGCGTCGATTCTAAAAAAGTTTCTGCCGATCGATAGCTTGACAGAGATGCAGCAGCTCACCGCCACTTGGTTCATCCAACTGCTGCTCCACGGCTTCAGCTCTCCATTACTCGACGCTGCCCTGTTAAGACTCCTGCAACAACGTTCGTGCGGCCATGCCATCACCGCTCCACAAGCCTTAAGGGAGGGATTGGCCACCTATCCGGCACTATTGCTGCTGGATGGTGTTACCAGTACCGTGATCGCCGGCGGTTTAGTTGTATTCCTACTACCGGGTCTATTCATCACTATCCGCTGGGCATTAGCACCCTGCATTCTGGTGCGTGAACAGCGATCACTTTGGGGGAGTCTAGAGGAGAGTTGGCGGCGTACCGCCACCTGCTGGTCAGCGGTATTGGTGGGTTATTTACTGGTGTTGGCTATTCGCCTGTCACTGCTGGCACTGCAGGCCACTGTTAGCCGGTTCCTGCCGGCCGATCTCTGGTCCTGGGCACTGATTGTGCAAACACTACTGAATTTAACGCAGGGGTTGCTGTTGATCTACTGCTTTCGACTGACGATGCAACTATCGGCTACTAGCCGGTAG
- the mfd gene encoding transcription-repair coupling factor, translating to MIFSDFSLPLPHVAGALQRYQTFPGAASSLITAQIIHQHPGLVLLVVADYATARRLQLELPHFTQQPVILLPDWETLPYDSFSPDADRISERLTTLYQLPNLNQGCLIVPLHTLMQRLLPRQFLTNQALLIALDQPLSREVLREQLLQAGYQLVDQVLRHGEFALRGSLIDLFPMGSQKPYRLDFFGVTLESIRTFDIDSQRSHPQPIQRIQLLPAHEFGTDANSIECFRRQWRERFAVLREAEQLYQQVSRAIFPPGIEYWQPLFFEKPLPTLFAYLPATTLLVTLGEDLEPTAQQFWKSIEQRFASRGCDPLRPLLPPDELWCRVDQLFTEFKRYPRLHLQHAALNHAQAAAPPLQPLPDLQLASQPKSPFSALRQFAEHFPGTLLFSVDSAGRREVLSELLQPLNLRLQPIQQLSEAQGRGPFILITPCQQGVIVGEQWALITEADLLGERVHHSPTPSRKKTSQLDSWVRHLAELTPDQAVVHLQHGIGRYRGLATLETQGIAAEYLVLQYADEATLYVPVTSLQVISRYSGASDASAPLHKLGSDHWTQARQKALEKARDVAAELLEIYAQRAAKPGLAYQLDPAEYQRFCQGFPFDETPDQATAIQAVLQDMQQPAPMDRLVCGDVGFGKTEVALRAAFVAISNHQQVLLLVPTTLLAEQHAETFRDRFANWPIRIEVLSRFRTAKAQQQVLSQLATGSIDMVIGTHKLLHGSLKLKNLGLLIIDEEHRFGVQQKEQIKALRAHIDLLSLTATPIPRTLNMALQGMRDLSIIATPPIRRLAVKTFVREYDAAMVREALQREILRGGQIYYLHNEVKTIEQAAAKLQQLLPEARIGIGHGQLGERALERLMSDFYHQRFNVLVCSTIIETGIDIPTANTMIIDRADRFGLAQLHQLRGRVGRSHHQAYAYLLTPPLKQLPPDARKRLEAIESLGELGAGFALASHDLDIRGAGELLGAEQSGQMSAVGFTLYQELLDQAVKALKKGQEPTLAQLTSQQTEIELRLSALLPEQYIANVNLRLSFYKRLASADDQRTVQALRSELIDRFGPLPLPADQLLQLTQLRLLAQPLGLKRIEGHAAGGSLIFQETTPLDPQRLITLLQREPHTFRLKGPTRLQFTKPLPEPAERLQFVQALLEILNQSLLTAVG from the coding sequence TTGATATTTTCTGATTTTTCCCTTCCACTGCCCCATGTCGCTGGAGCACTCCAGCGTTATCAAACGTTCCCTGGCGCCGCCTCGTCGCTGATCACCGCACAAATCATCCACCAGCACCCTGGGCTGGTGCTGTTAGTCGTCGCTGATTATGCGACTGCACGGCGGCTACAGCTGGAGCTGCCCCACTTTACCCAACAGCCGGTGATCCTACTCCCCGACTGGGAGACGCTGCCGTATGATAGCTTCTCTCCAGATGCCGATAGAATTTCGGAGCGTCTGACGACGCTCTATCAGTTGCCCAATCTTAACCAAGGCTGTCTCATCGTCCCGCTGCACACCTTAATGCAGCGACTACTCCCTCGCCAGTTTTTGACCAATCAGGCGTTACTCATAGCGCTTGATCAACCACTCTCCCGTGAGGTACTGCGTGAACAGCTGCTGCAGGCGGGTTATCAACTGGTGGATCAAGTGCTGAGACATGGCGAATTCGCACTGCGGGGCTCGTTGATCGATCTCTTTCCGATGGGATCTCAAAAGCCCTATCGGTTGGACTTTTTCGGCGTAACCTTAGAGTCTATTCGCACCTTTGACATCGACAGTCAACGATCACACCCTCAACCCATTCAGCGTATCCAGCTGCTCCCTGCTCATGAATTTGGAACCGATGCTAACAGTATTGAGTGCTTTCGACGTCAATGGCGTGAACGCTTTGCTGTCCTTCGCGAGGCAGAACAGCTCTACCAGCAGGTGAGCCGGGCAATTTTCCCTCCTGGAATTGAGTACTGGCAGCCGCTGTTTTTTGAAAAGCCGCTGCCGACGCTGTTTGCTTACCTACCCGCCACCACGCTGTTGGTAACCCTGGGTGAAGATCTCGAACCCACGGCACAACAGTTCTGGAAATCCATTGAGCAGCGCTTTGCCAGCCGCGGCTGTGATCCCCTACGACCGCTGCTACCGCCTGATGAGTTGTGGTGTCGTGTTGATCAGCTGTTTACGGAGTTTAAGCGCTACCCTCGGTTGCATCTGCAACACGCTGCACTGAATCATGCTCAAGCAGCAGCGCCCCCACTGCAACCCCTGCCTGATCTACAGCTCGCAAGCCAGCCCAAGAGCCCTTTTAGTGCGTTACGGCAGTTTGCAGAGCATTTTCCAGGCACCCTGCTCTTTTCGGTCGACAGCGCTGGCCGCCGTGAGGTACTCAGTGAGCTGCTACAGCCGCTAAATCTCAGGCTACAGCCGATTCAGCAGCTCTCCGAGGCTCAGGGTCGAGGGCCCTTTATTCTCATCACCCCCTGTCAGCAAGGGGTGATAGTGGGTGAACAGTGGGCTTTGATCACCGAAGCCGATCTCTTAGGTGAGCGGGTACACCACTCACCCACCCCTTCTCGGAAAAAAACGTCGCAGCTCGACTCCTGGGTACGCCATTTGGCCGAGCTGACGCCTGATCAGGCGGTGGTCCATCTACAACATGGTATCGGTCGCTACCGTGGTTTAGCCACCTTAGAGACCCAGGGGATCGCAGCGGAGTACCTGGTACTGCAGTATGCTGATGAAGCAACGCTCTATGTGCCAGTCACCTCACTGCAGGTGATCAGCCGTTATAGTGGCGCCTCAGACGCATCAGCACCCTTACACAAACTGGGCAGTGATCACTGGACGCAAGCGCGGCAGAAAGCGCTAGAAAAAGCACGGGATGTGGCTGCAGAGCTGCTGGAGATTTATGCGCAACGGGCGGCAAAGCCTGGCCTTGCCTACCAGCTTGATCCAGCAGAGTATCAGCGCTTCTGTCAAGGGTTTCCCTTTGATGAGACCCCGGATCAAGCGACCGCCATTCAGGCAGTCCTGCAGGATATGCAACAACCCGCTCCGATGGATCGGTTAGTGTGTGGGGATGTCGGTTTTGGAAAAACCGAGGTGGCCCTACGGGCTGCCTTTGTGGCTATCAGCAACCATCAACAGGTGCTGCTACTGGTTCCCACCACGCTACTGGCGGAGCAACATGCAGAGACCTTCCGTGACCGTTTTGCCAACTGGCCGATCCGCATTGAGGTGCTCTCCCGCTTCCGCACCGCTAAAGCACAACAGCAGGTCCTCTCCCAACTGGCTACAGGCAGCATTGATATGGTGATCGGCACCCATAAGTTACTACACGGTTCATTAAAGCTGAAAAACTTGGGGTTATTGATTATTGATGAAGAGCACCGCTTCGGTGTGCAGCAAAAAGAGCAGATCAAAGCGCTGCGGGCCCATATTGATCTACTCTCCCTGACCGCCACACCGATACCACGCACCTTAAATATGGCGCTACAGGGGATGCGTGATCTCTCCATCATCGCCACCCCGCCGATCCGCCGGCTGGCGGTAAAAACCTTTGTCCGGGAGTATGATGCCGCCATGGTGCGGGAGGCATTGCAACGGGAGATCTTGCGCGGTGGGCAGATCTACTATCTGCATAACGAGGTAAAAACCATTGAGCAGGCGGCGGCTAAGCTGCAACAGCTGCTACCCGAGGCACGCATTGGCATTGGTCATGGACAGCTGGGTGAACGGGCGTTAGAGCGGCTGATGTCCGATTTTTATCACCAACGCTTTAATGTCTTGGTCTGTAGTACCATTATTGAAACTGGAATTGATATTCCGACCGCCAACACCATGATTATTGACCGTGCTGATCGCTTTGGTTTGGCCCAGCTGCATCAACTGCGCGGACGGGTAGGCCGCTCACACCATCAAGCCTACGCCTATCTACTGACACCACCGCTTAAACAGCTACCCCCAGATGCCCGTAAGCGGTTAGAGGCGATTGAATCTTTAGGCGAGTTGGGGGCAGGCTTTGCGTTGGCTAGCCACGATCTCGATATTCGTGGGGCTGGGGAGCTATTAGGGGCTGAGCAGAGTGGTCAGATGAGTGCCGTCGGTTTTACGCTCTATCAAGAGCTGTTAGATCAGGCGGTGAAGGCGCTTAAAAAGGGCCAGGAGCCGACCTTGGCACAGCTCACTAGCCAACAAACAGAGATTGAATTGAGGCTATCAGCCTTACTGCCGGAGCAGTATATTGCTAATGTGAACCTTCGGCTGTCGTTCTATAAACGGCTGGCGAGTGCGGATGATCAGCGTACAGTGCAAGCACTACGCAGTGAGTTAATCGATCGCTTTGGCCCCTTGCCGCTGCCGGCTGATCAGCTGCTGCAGTTGACACAGCTACGGCTGTTAGCTCAGCCGCTGGGCCTAAAACGGATTGAGGGGCACGCCGCGGGCGGCAGCCTGATCTTTCAGGAGACCACGCCACTCGATCCACAGAGATTAATCACTCTACTGCAACGTGAACCACACACCTTTCGCCTGAAGGGGCCGACCCGCTTGCAGTTCACTAAGCCGCTCCCCGAGCCCGCAGAGCGGTTGCAATTTGTCCAAGCATTGCTAGAAATACTTAATCAATCATTGTTGACGGCAGTAGGTTAG
- a CDS encoding ankyrin repeat domain-containing protein — protein MSEIREDSKITTASYKESSRSAYTRGGESAQPRSDQGKKAKKKKREKNSWRNGGLGAVNPKLTRGFFKTIQPSNLTGKRIKIQEIPFVRDAAQRLPAVHKKSLKAAPRPTAKNPLLTPCTVEPTSYETDRGKPAILTPVKAKKASSVQGLPIPRLEPESAVAHPGVPQLPHTCSLVTQPIVTSSADAHPVSRPQPLEYPAAIPPLITAVLQGDYRALERLLKDPRVNVNAQDTDGCTALHHAVRSNNMRLVRLLMSYSEIDFNIQNCMGYVPLAEAFQSKNSEIVKELIADSRVDLTVLRQPLLLKQTMSLSYPEERSSVILKGLELPCSIYEKSMVVR, from the coding sequence ATGAGTGAGATAAGGGAAGATAGCAAGATAACGACAGCCTCTTACAAAGAGAGTTCGAGATCTGCCTATACTAGGGGTGGAGAGAGTGCGCAGCCTAGAAGCGATCAGGGTAAAAAAGCGAAGAAGAAAAAGCGAGAAAAAAATAGCTGGAGAAATGGTGGGTTAGGAGCAGTTAACCCCAAGCTAACTCGTGGATTTTTTAAGACGATTCAACCCAGCAACCTCACAGGCAAGCGGATAAAAATCCAAGAAATTCCGTTTGTTAGAGACGCTGCTCAGCGGCTGCCAGCAGTCCATAAAAAAAGCTTAAAGGCCGCGCCGCGGCCTACTGCTAAAAACCCGCTACTAACCCCCTGTACTGTTGAGCCAACATCGTATGAAACTGATCGCGGAAAGCCGGCAATACTAACTCCCGTGAAGGCCAAAAAAGCGTCTAGTGTTCAGGGTTTACCAATTCCCCGCTTAGAGCCTGAGTCGGCTGTGGCACACCCCGGTGTGCCACAGCTCCCCCACACCTGTTCCCTAGTGACTCAGCCAATCGTGACCTCCTCAGCAGACGCTCATCCCGTTTCACGGCCACAGCCACTGGAATACCCTGCTGCAATCCCACCGCTGATTACCGCTGTACTGCAAGGTGATTATCGAGCTCTGGAGCGGTTGTTAAAAGATCCCAGAGTGAATGTGAATGCTCAAGATACGGATGGCTGCACTGCGCTGCACCATGCGGTTAGAAGTAACAATATGAGACTGGTACGGCTGTTGATGAGTTATTCTGAGATAGACTTCAACATTCAAAATTGTATGGGCTATGTGCCTTTAGCGGAAGCATTCCAGAGTAAAAATAGTGAAATAGTAAAAGAGTTGATAGCTGACTCCAGAGTTGATCTAACCGTATTGAGACAACCACTTTTGTTAAAACAAACGATGAGTCTATCTTACCCAGAAGAAAGGAGTTCTGTCATTCTAAAAGGCTTGGAGTTACCCTGTAGTATTTATGAAAAATCCATGGTTGTTAGATAA
- a CDS encoding ankyrin repeat domain-containing protein has translation MIDEIRDSITENKLHDLQQTIDLYPKHLTKPKTNPLGLSEQTVRIKFINIQDSDNGNTMLHHAIIEKKMSILNYLVTLDGINGNLPNKSEETPLMLAVRNNYVDAARSLFTIDNLNVNLRDNDAQTPLLRAASNGSIELCNLLFEHAATKIHLKDRSGKSALDYLFERKQLDSLSDASIARIKSAYPNFGQNTPESWIHSPDEKNGKLIAIFQLPTDFQLPTGTTLCSFLNCDIDKIGHDLSKFFTSSHVQV, from the coding sequence ATGATTGACGAGATAAGAGATTCGATAACTGAAAATAAGTTGCATGACCTACAACAAACGATAGATCTTTATCCAAAGCATCTCACTAAACCTAAAACTAATCCGCTTGGTTTAAGCGAGCAAACTGTAAGAATAAAATTTATTAATATACAAGATAGTGATAATGGTAATACTATGCTACACCATGCCATAATCGAAAAGAAAATGTCAATTCTAAACTATTTGGTTACATTAGATGGAATTAATGGAAATTTACCTAACAAGTCAGAAGAAACTCCACTCATGCTTGCTGTACGAAACAACTATGTAGACGCAGCAAGAAGTTTATTCACAATTGATAACCTGAATGTTAATTTACGTGATAATGATGCTCAGACACCATTATTAAGGGCTGCAAGTAACGGTTCTATAGAGCTGTGCAATTTGTTATTTGAACATGCCGCAACAAAAATTCACTTAAAAGATAGAAGCGGCAAAAGTGCTTTAGATTACCTCTTCGAAAGAAAGCAGTTAGATAGCCTGTCTGATGCTAGCATTGCCAGGATCAAAAGTGCTTACCCGAATTTTGGGCAGAACACACCAGAATCATGGATACATTCACCTGATGAGAAAAATGGGAAACTGATAGCCATTTTTCAGTTGCCTACAGATTTCCAGTTGCCTACAGGTACCACTCTTTGTTCATTCTTAAATTGTGATATTGATAAAATTGGTCATGATCTAAGTAAGTTCTTCACTTCATCGCACGTGCAAGTATGA